The DNA window TCGAGCTCGACGGGAGTCGCCCGTCCGAAAATCGACACCATCACTTTGACTTTCTGCCGTTCCGGATTCACCTCGTCCACGACCCCGGTGAAATCGGTGAACGGTCCGTCCACGACCTTCACGTGCTCGCCCGACTTGAACGGCACCTCGGTCGACCCTTTCGCGCGGCCGCCCGCCTCCAGCTGGCCCAGCACGCGTTTCACCTCGGTCTCGCGAAGCGGGATCGGATCCTGCCCCGAGCCCACGAAACGCGTCACTCCGGGAACGTTCTGCACCAGCGTGCGCGTCTCCTGGTTCAAATCCATCTCGACGAGCACGTAGCTGGGGAACGTCTTCCGCTTCGATGTGATGCGCTTGCCATCCTTCATCTCGGCGAACTCCTCGGTAGCGACGAGGATTTGGCCGAAATGGGACTCCAGCCCCGTGGCGTGAATCGCGCGCTCGAGGTTGGTCTTCACCTTGTTCTCGTGCCCCGAGTAGGTGTGAATCACGTACCACTGCATCGTGGTTCCTTCCATGGACTAGCCCACCATCCGGATCAGGGCCTCGAACGCGAACGAGAGAGCGCGGTCGACGATGCCGATGAAGATCGAGATCACGACGACCATCACGATCACGACGATCGTCGAATCGCGCAGCTCGGTACGCGACGGCCAGCTGACTTTGCTCACTTCCACGCGGACGTCGCGCACGTAATCCCTGACCGCCTGGATCGCGGAGGTCCGCTCGGCACTTTTTTCGGTCGTCAATTCTGCGCGCACGGAATGAACCCTTTCAGACACCTACGACACCATGGCAGGCCAGGAGGGATTCGAACCCCCGACACCCGGTTTTGGAGACCGGTGCTCTAGCCAGGCTGAGCTACTGGCCTACCCAGGTCTCGTCCCCGGACTACCGGGTTTCCTTGTGAATCGTGTGTTTCCGGCAACGGGGGCAGAACTTCTT is part of the Candidatus Eisenbacteria bacterium genome and encodes:
- the secE gene encoding preprotein translocase subunit SecE: MQAVRDYVRDVRVEVSKVSWPSRTELRDSTIVVIVMVVVISIFIGIVDRALSFAFEALIRMVG
- the nusG gene encoding transcription termination/antitermination factor NusG encodes the protein MEGTTMQWYVIHTYSGHENKVKTNLERAIHATGLESHFGQILVATEEFAEMKDGKRITSKRKTFPSYVLVEMDLNQETRTLVQNVPGVTRFVGSGQDPIPLRETEVKRVLGQLEAGGRAKGSTEVPFKSGEHVKVVDGPFTDFTGVVDEVNPERQKVKVMVSIFGRATPVELDFLQVQPV